The genomic region TGTAATGTTAGACGTACTGTTATaattggtttaaacctatcattTATCGCACATTGCATCAACATGTAGAAAGAACAccatttttaaatataacaattCTCGATTTTACggtatgacattatattttattcaacacgtgcaatatatgagtttttttttcaaaaatatattattattattattattattattattattattattattattattattattatataaaattatatttatacaacccgtgtaatacacggggttctaacctagtaataaaCTAAAAAAGATATATATAATGAAATAGAACAAAAGCTTAACTTTTTGTTTatattaatttaaataacataaTTGACAAAATGGTTAAAATAACTTAGTTTCACAATAAAATATTAGTGTATATTCTATGTATAATATTAATGTATGATTCTCTGTATATCTCGAGACCCTAGTTAGGCCCTCCCTAAACACAGTCCTTCACTTAATTTTGAAAGATGCCTGATCCAGCAAACTTAGTTAAATACTGGGCCTTCACTAAAGTTTTAAAAAGGCCTAATAGAGCATAAAGTCATATTCCGTATTTAGTATTTAGGTTGTCTTCTTCGTCTGTTCCGTTCTCTCTGGCACAGCTCTTCGTCTGTTCCGTTCTCTCTGGCACAGCAGCGCCGACAACCGAAAATCAACTTAGATTCACTCTTTCCAATTATCTGTGACTCACGCTTCTATTCTCATCTTAAATACACTCCGCCtctgttaatatatatatatatatatatatatatatatcttaaaatTTTAAGGGCCTCCTGAGGTTTTTGGCCCTGAGCGGTCGCCCATCCGGCACTTGCTCAGGGCCTGCCCTGTGCTTCATGGAAACATAAGGAGTTTTTTCCAAAAAAATTGAAGTTTCACTTTtaagccaatttttttttttcattttttgcatttaaaatttttttttaacccaaaacttttcatcttttacaatttaactccaatgcatttttattttcaactttgatccccaTATTTTTTCAACGTTTGCAaatttttcgtttcgttctaatttTGCAAGTGAACACGCTGTAACGTACGTGTGGGTTTCAACGTTTTTTCGACTATTTTTTTCCCATTTGACATAACCGTCACAATGCGTTTGTTTCGCCCTGTTTGACAAGTTTGTCGCAACGCGCGTGGTCTTAGAttaacttagttattcttttatatttttacattccagtctaatttcttcgcattaacatgcCGCAACGGGcatgcgtggttcaacgattttacataTGCTtccttattatttttttttgttttttacaagTTTTTCCGGTGTTGTTAGTCGCTAATAGTTGTATAGCGTTAGTTCTACTTGGCACAGTCTATGTCCCCTCCGCAACAcgggggcttaatactagttatattTCAAACTAATCTTAAAAACTTCTATTATACCATCTTGTTTTGAAAGAGTCCATGGTAAAGGACTGATTTGGAATTCAAAATCCTTCTACTGACACGATGGCTTGAAATGGTGGTTTGGAATTTGAGACCATGCTACATGTGCAATGTTAGAGGTGCTCTAAAAAAGATGCATTATGTAATAGATTATTTGGAATGAAAGGAACGAGAGGATCTTCAAGTCATATAAGTCATACTCAAGAATTGTTGAAGATATTAAAGAATGCTCATTACTATGGCTCAAACATAGAGGTCAAATGAAGGTTATTGGGAGAGATCATTGGTTTAGTTTGAGTGTGAAAGGAACTTATAAATTGGAGATAGATGTATGTTACTTGTATGCCTTTCTAGCTCCTGGCTAGAAATAATATTTGTAACTGTTTTTTAAGCAATGATGTGATCCTCTTTTCCGTTAAAAAAATGTAATACATTATCTGATTttaaattggatttaaataattaacaaCTTTTTTAATTAGGCCGGTAATAATCTCAACTCAGTTATTTGCTGATAATAATCTCAATTCGGTTatttgccgataataatccgaacagaTCAACTTTTGcccgataatagtccgccgttaaaaatagcttaatggagttaagttttttccgaattacaaatcgatgttttagggattttgatcagaacgaggatacgagttgatttatataaaacttacctcgaaacggttgATTTCAATTCCATCACGTGCCAACCAAACAGGGTTTGTAATGAAGTGGTGTTTGTCAAACGTCACCTCTCTTTAGAAGACAACGTTATGGTGACAAGATTAACGCAACGATATCCTCAATGTTTTGTGAATGGATCTAAGAAAACACAAAAGACACGTAAAATATATATATGCTCATGATAAAAACTATCCAACATTCCGTTTTTAAGTAAGTTTATCAAGATCATCATCACCGCCCTCAAAAGATACATATATCGATAATAAGACACTATGCAAGAACGACTACAACCTATAGAACTTGAACGAAATCATCAAACAACAAAAAAGTACCATGATCGCCACCCACACCCACACCACGCCTAGACGGTTTGAGTTGCTGGACTTCATTTCTTCAACCTTTTTAATTACCCTTACAAGCAAAAAGAAAAGATTACTTTACAAAAACGCTAGATGAAGCTAAAATGTCTAAACCCTTTTAAATAACGTGTTATATATATAAACCAATTAAAACcgatttttttaatacaaacctcatggtaattaaaatacaacatcaaaaaagaacttacaacatcaaataattcatttatcCTCTCAAAATCACTGTTACTAGATTTTTTAcgcatgtgtaaatataacaaatttacacatgtgtaaatgaaaaacttacacatgtgtaaattttctttatttacgaacccgcgtaaatttaaacgtgtaattttaatttctaacattgtattcgaattgttttgaccaagttctcgtggtttttttcattcgttctcatggttctcgccatatttagcgttctcatttaaaccctcccctatatatatatttgaatgcAACATTTGTCAAATAATGCCAGATATGAATTTTCGAGATTTTAACGTTAAAATTTGTTTGTGTACCTGACAAAAAGTGACTGAAAATGGAACCTATACTCCATGCTATTCTCCGGACAAGATAGTTGCGATTCCATTCGGAGTAGGAAACTTCATTGCTCCATGAATACTAGACACTACCGCGTGCAAGGCCCTGATCCCCAAACGTCCAATAATGACATTTGGTGAAACACCAGCCCGAACAACCGAAAAGGTCATATCCAGTGTCCGGGATCTTCCTTCCTCACCTATGATGACGGGCAGCCGGATCTGTCCTAGTGGTCTCACCATCGCTCCAGAGAATCTGACCAACGGGCATGGGCCCTTGGTCAGATTCTCACGGATCTCTTCATCCATCTGATCGAAGAAACTTTCAAACAGGATCTCTGAGGCGCTTCCTTCATCTATATGGATCATGGAAACGCTATAATCGGCTATGGTAGCCGTAATGACAAAAGGACCTTGGTAGTTATGCGTATAAATCGCGGGAAAGGTTATTGGTTGTTCCATCCATGATTTGGGGCGGTACGGTGAGAACTTCTTTCTGTGAAGGGAATTCACTCTACCCAATTAGGGAGAGATTAATCATATTATATAGAAATTTACATGCAACATATATATGGCAATACATTGACTACACGTGATTACAGGAATGATTTATGTGATTTGATTATTATGAGTATTATTCCTATTATCCCCCCTCAACCGAAACGGTGGCGGACCGAGACATAGCATCTTCCGAAAATATTCAAATTGCGGTTTAGGTAAGCTCTTTGTGAAGATATCAGCCAGTTGAAGGTTGGTAGGAACAAATCGAGTGTGTAGCTTTCCAGACATGACTAGTTCTCAAACAAAATGGTAGTCAAGATCAATGTGTTTTGCCCTTTTGTGAGAAACTGGGTTTTGACTCATAAATAATGCACTTCGATTATCGCATAACAGTGTCGGACGGTCTAGCAGAAGCGCATGTAACTCACGAAGTAGATGAGGAATCCAAACAATTTCGGCCGTAGTGTTGGCCATGGCTCTATATTCTGATTCACAACTTGAGCGAGACACAGTTGGTTGTTTCTTGGCGCTCCAGGATACAAGATTGCCACCCAAGAAAATAGAATAGCCATAAGTGGACCGTCGAGTTTCAATGCACCGAGCCCAATCAGCGTCCGAATAACCCAAGATGGACACCTGTTTGGGTCGTTGAAAAGTGAGACCATAGGAAATAGTGCCTTTCACATATCGAAGAATGCGCTTCACAAGCTGAAAATGCTGAACAGTGGGAGCATGTAGAAACTGACTTGCTTGATTAACTGCATAAGAGAGGTCCGGACGAGTGATAGTGAGATATTGTAAGGCACCAACAATGGAACGGTAAAAGGTGGGATCAGAATATAACGGGCCATCAGATGTGAACGAGTCATTTGTGGCAAGCGGTGTAGGAGCAGGTTTAGCATCTAGGAGGCCTGCTCGAGTTAATACCTCATGAGCATATTTGGATTGACATAGAAACAATCCGTTTGTTGTGGAGAGAACCTCAAGGCCCAGAAAGTAATTTAAGAAACCCAAGTCTTTGATGGCAAATGCTTGATGAAGATTAGCTATAAATTGATGAAGCATATGAGGTTTGTTTCCAGTGAGGATAAGATCGTCCACATAAACTAGCAGATACATAAGACAATCATCTTTCTTAAAGATAAATAAAGAGGTATCTGCTCTACTGCAAGTGAAACCCGAGTTAAGAAGAAATGAACTAAGCCGTTGGAACCAAGCACGAGGAGCCTGTTTGAGACCGTAAAGAGCCTTAGTTAGTTTGCACACATGAGTCGGAAAGGCTGAGTTAGTGAAGCCTGGTGGTTGTTCCATGAAGACCGTTTCACTTAGATGGCCATTTAGAAATGCATTTTTGACATCTAATTGATGAAGGGGCCATTGATTAATGACGGCAAGGAAAGAACAATACGAATGGTGGAGGATTTAATTACCGGACTAAAAGTGTGAGAGAAATCAACACCCGGTATTTGAGTGAAACCTTGAGCAACTAGTCGAGCCTTGTACCGATCAATAGAACCATCGGAATGATATTTAATACGAAAGACCCATTTCGATCCAACTACATTAGTATGTTGAGGGCGTGGCACTAATGTCCATGTATTGTTTTGATGAAGGGCCTCGATTTCTTCTTGCATAGCTTGCATCCATTTTAAGTTCTTTGAAGCAGTTTTGAACCCACGTGGTATTGATTCGGTGAAAAGGGCGGTATATAAGGCATGATGTGAGACATATGTGAGATCAGCCAGATGCTTAGGTTTAAAGATTCCGGCTTTGGACCGCGTGACAATGGGATGAGTCGTTTGGGCGTGGTCATTGTTGTGAGGGTGGGTTGGTTCGTTTTGAGATTGGGTTGGAATTTGAGTGGGAGGTGGTTCGGTTTGGGCGTGGGTGACGACTGGACTTTGGGATTGAAATTGTTGTGGCTCGGTTTGGGTGTGGGGTTGCGATTGTGTTGTCATGGTAGGCGGGGTGGTATCCTTGCATAAAGAACACGGTGGTTGATCAATAGATGGGGCCGGTTTGGTGGGACCGTTAGGCAAAGAAGTCGAGGCGGATGTCAAGTTAAAGGAACCATCATCTAGAAAGGTGGATAACCGTAAGGATGAAAAAGCGATAGTTTTAGTGGGTTCGACATAAGGAAGAAGGGTTTCATCAAATCTAGCATGTCGGGTTACATAAATACGAGAAGTATGTGGGTCAAGACATTTGTAACCTTTGTGTTGAGAAGAATAACCAATAAATATGCAAGGAATGCTTCTTGGTGCCAATTTGTGAGGAGAGTAGTCTCGCAAATAAGGATAGACACGACACCCGAACACTTTCAAATTACCATAGATGGGAGTGGTAGAATACAAGAGTTCAAACGGCGATTTATTTTCCAAAAGTTGAGACGGTAATCTATTAATAATATATGTCGCCGAACTGAATGCGTGTACCCAATTCGAGACCGGTACATGAGCGTGAAACATCATTGCTAAACCAGTCTCGACAATATGCCGATGTTTGCGCTCTGCTcgtccattttgttgaggagtatatGGACAAGAGAACCGATGAAGTGTACCATTGTCTTCGAAAATTTTCCGTACATACTGATTGACAAATTCAGTTCCACCATCGCTTTGGAAAACTTTCACTTTTCGTGAATATTGAGTTTGAACAAATTGTAAGAATACCTTTAGCACCGAATAAAATTCCGATTTTGCCTTTAGTGGATAAAGCCATGAGAACCTGGAAAAATCATCTACAAATACCACATAATATCTATAACCATCAATGCCAATAACCGGTGCCGGTCCCCACAAATCACAATGAACAAGATCCAATGGTTTTAATGCACGTTTTTCATTCAAATCAAAAGATAGTTTTCGTGCCTTGGAAAGTTGGCAAGGCGAACAAACAATAGGATTGGGCAAAACTGAAGTAGTAGATAAACAACCAAGTATTTTCAAAAGAGAAATAGTATCAAATGCAGCATGACCTAAGCGGTTATGCCATAGCTCAAAAGAAGCTTTATTACTGCAAGCCGATGCCATCAACGCACGCTCTCCATCTCGAAGGACATAAAGACCATCTTCACATTTTCCCGTTGCCAATGGTTGTTTCGTGTGCCGATCCTGAATTGTAAAAGTAGGATAGGAAAACAAAACATCAACCGGAAAATCACGAGTTAGTTTGCTAATGGATAATAGATTTCTTGTAAGTCGTGGAACCACCATAACATCTTTTAATGGTATATTCAAAACATGGCAGTGGCCTATATGAGAAATGGGTAAGAATGTACCATTTCCAGCTACAACATGAGTTTTACCCATATAAGATTTAGAGTTATTGAGAATACCCGTGTTGGTGGCCATATGTCCTATAGCGCCGGTATCGGCAGTCCAGTCTGGAGACCCATTTGTCACGTGACATTGGGTGTGAAAGGCTTGAGCCAAGTGTGCATCTAAGGTTGGAGCATTAGCAGCATATGAAGCCAGACTAGGACAAGCGGATGCGTAGTGCCCCTCGGTTCTACAAAGTTGGCAACGAGGGGTGCGAGGGGGACGACCACGTTTGTTGGAGTTTGAAGCACGAGGCTGGTGGTTTGAGCGCCCACGACCACGGTTAGACGAACCCGGGAATCGGTGTGAAGTTTGGTGTGTGACAAAAGCAGCGGGTTGGGTGGTATGACCACGAAGTGATTGCATAAAATGTTCGTGACTTTCTGTTTGGGCCAATAAATCTCGGAAAGTCGGAGACGGTTTGGTTGTGCGAACAGCGGTGGAGTACGATTCAAAAGCGGGACCAAGACCGCATAAAAACCAGTGAAATTATTCAACCTCATCAACGGGTTGGCCGATGGCGGAAAGCTGGTCGCATATGGCTTTAAATTTTTTATCATATTCGGCAACAGAAAGCGAGCCCTTAGTGATTTGGCGAAGAGAATCACGCAAGTTATGGACGCGTTCAATGGATGTGTTGCTGTAGGCGGCCTCAAGAGCTAGCCATATGCTGCGGGCGGTGGTGAGGCCGAGTGTCTCGGCAGCAGTTTCCTCTGTAAGCGAGGAGTTTAAGAGAAGAACAACATGCTGATCATCATCAAGCCATGAGGCATAGAGGGGATTCGGATTCTCTTTGTCGTCTGCCAAAATAGTAGCAGAGGGTGGGGATACGGATCCGTCAACATGGCCATGAAGCTTTTGATTAGTGAGAAGAGGGAGGATTTGGTGTTTCCATACAAGGTAATTAGAAGAGGACAATTTTGTAGTGATCATATGAATAAGAGTGGCCATGGGGAGTTTCCTGCTTTCACTAGAAGTAGACATGGAGAAAAGGAGAAGAAGGGTGAATAACGACTGAGGAggaaaaaaatagggtttttttGTGAGAGAAGAAAAGGAATCGTaatttggctctgataccatgtgaaGGGAATTCACTCTACCCAATTAGGGAGAGATTAATCATATTATATAGAAATTTACATGCAACATATACATGGCAATACATTGACTACACGTGATTACAGGAATGATTTATGTGATTTGATTATTATGAGTATTATTCCTATTACTTTCGCTTCCGGTTATTGGGACGCGCTGAGCGTCGCATCTCGTCTTCTTTGTTAAAAGCGCATAGCCTCTCTACCATCACTAAAATTTTGACTTGTTGTATCAAGGTTTCGAATTTTTGTGTCAAGTTAGGATATCTTAGTTGGCGGACCAACTGATCGTCACATACTCCCTGGATGAAACCCGCAATCTTCAATTGATCAACAGCTTCCGGGAACCGCACTGTTTCTCTGATGAATCGGAACAAGAAGTCTTCAACGGATTCACGGTTGTTTCTCCAGATAGAAAGCAACTCCGCGGAATCTCTGGTGCATATGATATCTACAATTAAAGTCACGGTTAATTATCAGTTTCCAGTGTTTATGATTTTCTGATTGTTTAAA from Helianthus annuus cultivar XRQ/B chromosome 10, HanXRQr2.0-SUNRISE, whole genome shotgun sequence harbors:
- the LOC110880714 gene encoding uncharacterized protein LOC110880714; the protein is MVERLCAFNKEDEMRRSARPNNRKRKKFSPYRPKSWMEQPITFPAIYTHNYQGPFVITATIADYSVSMIHIDEGSASEILFESFFDQMDEEIRENLTKGPCPLVRFSGAMVRPLGQIRLPVIIGEEGRSRTLDMTFSVVRAGVSPNVIIGRLGIRALHAVVSSIHGAMKFPTPNGIATILSGE